gtacttataacgtacgtacgcttgcatcggaagcggccatcgaaggtctgatgatgcaagccaagaagattaatTACGAcatcatcggactgaccgagacgagacgacgtcactctCTCAACGCCGTACGTGAAAGtggagaactgttcttaggaacatgcgacagtagaggtgtaggtggagttggcgtcctcgtcaacacgagtatgacAAGGAACATCGACCCTTTCGAACAAGTTACAACCCGAaacggacgtctgcggatgagaagatgtggaccaccaccagctttgactatcttcgtcgcttacgctccaacatcaagctaccaagaagaagaagtcgaagctttctgtATGGACCTGgaaaagttctaccgagaagtttatgccttctacaaggtcataattggtgaATTCAACGCCCTCAGGTGTTCTTCTCAGGCCAAAGTTGGCCagagaagaacgcctgaggaacttcacatcgagACCCACGCCCTACAATGAAATTAacaggggagaggctctcaGACTTCATCACCACGACTAAGACCattcatgggaactcgcaattccagaagcccccCTCTCTAcgttggacgtgggagtcataCAGTGGAGGGtgccgtaatgaaatagaccacatcatcgtcaatacaaggttctgcctgacggacgtcgctgttgtgccaaagttccatatgggatcggaccatcgcctcctccgaggaagattttccttcgcaaggagagaagagaaagccgtcAAGTTCAGAcagcgaaatcccagaactatcatttaatgggatctcttcgcgacgctagccggcttttgggaagattccgcaatggacaacatcgacgaggaatgtgaccggctcgttgaacacctttacgactgcgcgaagaaggctgagagttctaaaaccactAAGAGACGCCTgcctcttgaaactcttgagctgatacatCAGCGtggagccgcagggaaccaagaactcacgtccgtgctcgcaaggctttgcagagaggcgataaaggaagaacttaaagagagaagggcagaagtgctggctgatgCTGCACAGGCGgtgaaaagcatccgctatgcccgtcgagacttcgccagtcgcacgACGAGGATGATCGCTCTCCGACcccaaagggaacaaccattgcatcgagaagggggttggagaaaatcatctacgacttctactcaaGAAACGGCAAAATGGCTTAGATGAGTTCCACAGCGCAGCGGTGTAGCGAATCCAAATGAATTTGTCAAGAAGTAAACGAAACAATGTGAATTTTTTATGACCGTGGAAGCTACAGTGTTTCACCCTAATGCACTCAACCGCATGACTATCTCCACCGCACGTTTGCCTCGTCTGGTTGGTGACGTccttttttcggaaattagAAACACATgaacaaacggctgcttaaatagtgccGCACAGTTTAGATGATTTGGCGTGGAACCTTATATTTATCAGATCAAGGATAATGTTCATTTCATCTCATGTTAACACATTATTGTGTGCTATTTGTTCGAGAGAAAGTGAAGAGAAACTCATCCTTGAATTATGCTTCCAAATTTTTACGAAGTTGAAGGAATATACTTAGGTGTTAAATCAAGCTTGAATACCCTCCAAGTGTGTACTGACGAGTTTAGGGAGAGAACCACGGAATCATCACTTCAGTTCGTGATCATTTCGTGAATGCTTGAATATCTAAGACGAGGGGACGACAGAAATgtcgttagaaaaaatacaaattcaatttttcggaaaaatccgtgtgtgtgtttgtttgggTAATCACAAAAATCCGaaagtggggtgcgacggtctCACCGAGTCGGCTTAGTGCAACGCcacaaagctataaaatgtgGTGCGACGGATCTCTTACCGTCCCCGTCACCATTGTGTTCGGTTGTGCAGTAGCATCAAGCATTTGTATTCATTTGGATTTGGTAGAGAataaatgagacgttgtgaaCCACTTCATAGTCATGGTCACTGCACTTGTCGCGTTTCACCTCTAATACTCCTCCGCGTATCCATTTCGTTGCACGTTTGTCTTATGTTGGCAACATACCTTCCTCAGAAGGTGAAAACAAGCACCTAAAGGGCTGTTTGAATTGTAGCCAACAacttacgtgatctgacgtggaagcTCGTCTTTATCAGTACTATGATGGGGTtcacttcacgtcatttcatgttagcacgtCACCATGgtcatcatgctatataataatgtGCTTAGTCTGTTAcgtgtgtgtatttgtgcatgtgtgtctgtgtgtgtgtatgaaacgaaattccaaagagggggtgcgatgggtccaccggcgtcgaattggtgcgccgacgccagaaagctataaaagggggtgcgacggctccCTTGACGTCGAATTAGTGCACTGGGGTAGAAGTGCTATAAAATAGGATGGGACGGATCCCtcggcgtcgaaatggtgcgccagagCAAGATAGTTAAAAACGGATCCCAGTGCATCAGATTGCTGTGCTATAGTACAGTAGTATCGCTCAGTAACTTTGtttgtcgcaaaaggtaaatgggacgttgcaaccaTTTCATACCCCTGGTCACTGCGCGCATTGCTTCTCACCTCCTCTGCGTCTCTACTTCCTtccacgtttgcctcaggttggtaacgTATTTTCCTCATAAAGTGGAAACGGAaatgcaaacagctgcttaaatagtagccaataGTTTATTTGATGATTGAtgatttatttgatatttggtGTTTGATCTGATGTGAtgcgttatctttatcagtacgttGATGTTGCTCACGTCAATTcctgttaaacatcattccgTCATAGCTGCTggggaaaaggaagaaaacctaTTTTTCGAATACTTTCACATTgcgtatatattatattggcaTCAAAGGTGTGTTTGAAGcagaagtttgaatgttcttaaagtgtagaactgacgcgtttagatt
This is a stretch of genomic DNA from Necator americanus strain Aroian chromosome II, whole genome shotgun sequence. It encodes these proteins:
- a CDS encoding hypothetical protein (NECATOR_CHRII.G5529.T1), translating into MDNIDEECDRLVEHLYDCAKKAESSKTTKRRLPLETLELIHQRGAAGNQELTSVLARLCREAIKEELKERRAEVLADAAQAVKSIRYARRDFASRTTRMIALRPQREQPLHREGGWRKSSTTSTQETAKWLR
- a CDS encoding hypothetical protein (NECATOR_CHRII.G5528.T1) translates to MTICTYNVRTLASEAAIEGLMMQAKKINYDIIGLTETRRRHSLNAVRESGELFLGTCDSRGVGGVGVLVNTSMTRNIDPFEQVTTRNGRLRMRRCGPPPALTIFVAYAPTSSYQEEEVEAFCMDLEKFYREVYAFYKVIIGEFNALRCSSQAKVGQRRTPEELHIETHALQ